The stretch of DNA GAGAAAACAGTGAATGGAGCTGTAAGAGAGCAGCACTGTTGAGAATGAACCCAAACTGGCAGGGCTCAACATCAACAGCTCTTCATAGACCAAAGGGACCTCATGGAAGTCAGGGAcaaagcagagagagagctggaACGCAATTAGGTTTTGTTGACGACAGATAAGGTGTTTCTAATTTCAGAGCTCTTTATATTCTAGCCTCAAGGCTCTCATTTGCAAAGAAAACATGTTGCTTTGCAACGTTTATGCAACAGTGAAACGGATCCAAAGTAAACACACGAAGGGGTAGAAAACATATCCAGAAAGCGTGTGCGGGGAAACAGCAGatgctgcttttaaaattgAAGGCATTTTTTGCACACAAACGCCACGACTTCAAACCCTGTCAGTACGCCCCCCAAATCAGTAACAAATGATTCAAGGTAGGCCTGGAGGAATCTGTGCGCTCAGAATGTGCAATGTTCCTGCTAACAAAGCATTCTGAATTAGATATTATTTAGATAGGTAGACTTTGTTTAAAGTGGTGAAAGTTGTAATTCTTTCTTCCCATAAAAACTGCTATTCCCTCCAGGGTGTCTGAAGAACCACAATGACAGCAGCACTGGTAGTATGGAAGAGGGCTACAAGGCACAAGCTGAAATACAACACTAAAACACTAAAATATGACCTGCTGTAATAAACATGTCCCTCAAGTGCTTTCATGTCTTTTCCAGAGGAAAGCCATCAAAACCACTGACATAggtttcttctttaaaacagacatggTCTGTCTTTGAGCCAACAAAAGACatcctttgtttttaaacaaaagcttTCTCTGGAAAGCACATTTAAACAACCTGAAAATACCCAAAGCAAAAAACGCTTTGACAAAAGTTGGTCCTAAACTACATTTGCATACACGGTACTACATCCAGAACGTTTTTTTCTAAGTAAAGGTTTACAATGCTTTTTTATCCCAGAATAAATTTTAGTTAAAATGCCCAGACTGTATTTAACTGACAAATGCTTTCATTTTACTGTTAAATTCCATCTAACAAGTGCAAATTTACAAGCGGGCCTACGGAACAGTATACAAAGTCTCCTGAAGAAATTTCCCAAATACCCAAAGCGATCTCTGAAATATCCCACTCAATGCTTTTCTgttaaatcttttttcaaacaactggcTGTATAAATGCATTTATATCAAAAGCATCTCTCACAGCTGGTTAGGGTTTCCCCACTGCAACACAGTCAAAAGCAAAACTATTTACTTGCAGTTTTTACATCACACATACCCTTACCCAGTGTGAAGAACAGCACAAATTAACACTCTGGTACTCTGGGCtattaatacttaataataaGCATGCACCGCTTGTCCAAAGAAACTCATACGCTTCATCACAGCCCTCTCAGTCCTTTCAGTAGCACAGACACTTTTTTGCTGACAAGAGTAACCCAAACTTTCCTCCCCAGTTTCAGAGAAGCTCAAACTGCAGAACCAGGTTGGGGCAGTGTGAGAGCGAAACTTTCACCTGTCACTTTTGGGGTCCACCTCTGCGACAGGTGTGTTTGCCATTTTGGCCTAAGGGATAGGGCACAATCACTAGCATGGACCGGAGATGGACAGCGTGGACCACTGTCTGAAGATATGGGTGCTTGGGGCTTCAACAGAGCAGGACAGCAGCTCTGGTGATTTCTACAGCTCTGTCTGACTGCAGATCCTGGAGCTGCCTGCACCCCACAGTCTtagacacacaggcaggcaggcggTTTGGGTTCTTTTCTTTCACTTAGCGCAGTATTGCTCACTAGGTCGGAGGTGCAATCAGGCCCCCTTCTTTGTAAAAGGCTTGGGGGTTTGCGAGAACTCCCATAACATAGTCGTGCATCCAGAGGCTTCATGCATTTTATGCACTGCTTCACACTTCAAACACGCAAAATGTGTGGAGTTCCGAGCTATTTATAGGGAGATGATTCACCACTGGCTCTTCCGTCATGAAAGTAgctttcaaattcaaaataagCAAGAGGCAGTTCAAGTTCTGAGCAGAAACACAATATTAACACTGATGATGGTGATAATGATCATCGGATGTAAGTCAGTATAAGAGATACTACTTGGATCATACCTGCTGTTCGGCTGAAGAAATTAAGTAGCACGGACAAATGACCAACAAAATACTGACCACTAGGGTACTGATGATCTGGGGTGCCAGGAACCAGAAGACCTTAGCGCAGTCTTCCTCCATGGGGCAGCTCACGAGTAATTTGGTTAACATCACTGATGAAAAGACTTCCTGAAAAAGACACAGCAAGCTTCAGTAAGTGGTTGCAGACGCTGGCCTCCAAAGGTTTTAAGAAGGAATTTCAGGAATCTAAAAACCACTACTGCACTTCTACTGCAtcataattttaatttacaggTACTTCAAAGGGATTTACTGCACATGTACAAAAGACTGGACTGTTCTGaagtgctatacagtatacacatggAAAAAAGGGTGTTGGGTGTTGGCTCCTGATATTACAGATGGATTTTTAAACTTGATAACAACCTATTTTAATCATAGTTATATTAAATGCAACATCAATTTCAGTGAAAGCAAAGACGGGGTTTGCCTAAAAatgcacacatttttaaaagttactTCTCAGTCTTAGATGAACCTGGCAGGAATGACTCTAAGTAATATTATTAAAAGCCTTTTACAATTAAGGGTGTAATAGTACTCATAAATCACACTGTGACACATTCTGTGATATAGCGCTGGCAATACAATATGCATTTCAGCAGGGTCACTGCGTGGCAAATCAGGGCACCTCAAGCACAGCACCGTCTCAGAGTTTAATGAAACTTATTTCCTACGGTatattttaatggaaaacatCAAATCTGAACATTGCAACTCCACTGAACCAGCTGTCAGGAAATTAGTCTCTGTTGTAGGCTCTGAGCCGATGATCTGACATTCAGTTCTCTGCACCTCAAAACTGGTTTGTGATATTGACACAGCTTATATTAATGTAAGTAAGCAAGAATAATTTATTCTATTTAACACTTCAACAGTGATTACACTTTAAAATAATGCCCTTGAGCTTAGACATGGATCTCTAAGAAGCTCTGAATTTCTTGTTTAAATTGAAATTGTACATTTACAGCACGTACATATATGTACAAAATCgaacaaaatatgaaattgaAGAGAAAATGTGTTAAATCAATTTTGGAATGAAAGCCTTATTCAGATCAAACGTTGCTTAACAGTTTATCTCACCTACATAACCATTCTTTGCATGATTTGTATTATACAGGGTCCTGCCATGTTAAAAAGGAACAGCTTTAGTATCTACAACAGCTGTGACAAAACACCCGGCACAAAAAGGCAGAGCCACCAACACGTCAGTATCTGGCATCGTGACCTTTTGAATAAGACAGATCCTTATACAACCAGGAAGCAGGCACACTCCCAGGCGAACCGGGCTGCGCAGAGGGAGAACAGGGTGAGAGAATATTCCGTGAAGATGCCGGGCGCTGCAGTAGACAACGTCGACCGCGACTCACCCCAGTGCGGCCACTCCGAAGCCATGAAGCCCCCATTCCGTCTCTCAGCGCAAGCAGGGTGAAGCGGAACTGCTCCTGGGTGCTGCTGGACTCCAGCTGCTCCAGAAGCTCCTGCAGGGGGGTTTCTAGTTTCCTGACCTCAGCCAGTGAAAGCCAGGGAGCTAAACAACAGTGAAAGACGATGTCATATCCATTCAATCCCATTCTAGAGAGGGACTGGCTAAGTCAGTTACTGCACGATGGCTATTATGTGACATATAATTCATAGAATacaagatttattttaatgttaaccTTTATAGTGAACAGGTATTGCAATGTAATAATCGGGGCCAGTAATTACACAACTTATTGAACTGATGCAGAATCACATGTTTCAGACTGAATGTGCATGGATGCTGTTAATAATACTTCTGCATATGCTACATTAGCAGAAAACTGGTGAACAAGTCACAGGTGTGCTCATGACCATGTTATCGAGATAATCCAGTCCTCCTGGATCACACCACAGAGGTGAAGCCTTAGTAAGACTTCTTTCTTGGATTAACATAATCTTGAGCCatttcaaatgctttctgaagcAGCTTCTTTTGCCAAACTGACTGTCACCAAGGCACGAAGCAGTTTACTTTTTGATTCTTCAAATTCATCATCTTTTTGCAATCGCGTAGATAAACATGCCATGCTTAATATTTTGGCcaatgtaaataattattttccccATCACAGTTAAAGGCCTctcttaagaggagggatgaggAACTCCAATCCTCAAGGTCACGCAGGATCCTgcagttttcattccagctcagaTATCAATATTCTTTCTTTCTAAGCTTGTACTCAGGAAGACTGCAGCTTGCAGGACTGGAGTTGCCTATCCCCGCTTTAGAGCTCCGGGTTAGGGTCATTACCTGTGAGCAGGTTTTTTACGTTTTGCACAGTGGACATGTAAAAGCTGTCTAATCCTGGCTCCTTGGTTCTCTCTGCTGCTGGACAGAAGGCCGTGAGGAACCGGAGTGCTGAGTTGAGAAAGTCCAGGGGCCGAGGAGAGGAAGACAGCTCCCGCAGGATCTGCTGGGCAAAGCCCCAGTAAAGTCCCGAATAGCGCAGACACTGCCTCTCCTGGCACTCTCCCTCTGGGGACTCTGACGAGCCACGGGCCAGCTCTGCCTCCAGGAGGACTGTCACCATGGAGACGGAGAAGGACTGCCCCAGCATGCTGCAGGACTGGCTCTTCAGGCAGGTCTGGATCACAGGTCCCAGAGTGTCCGTCACCCTCTCCAGAAGGCCCGACAGGGTATCTTCCAGTTGCTTGCTCTTGTCAAGATGTGAAATCATGACCTTGCACAGAGTGGCCAGGGACGCCAACAGAAGCTGGACACAGCCAGGCCCATGAGCTCCCACCTGCTGTTTGGACAAAATAGCGGATGCCACGTCACCGCTGATGACAACAGACACAAACTTTTCCAGATTAAGACGGACACTCTTCCTTCTCTCTATTATCACCTCAATGAAGCACTGAAGGAAGTTCTGAATTATGTGAAGGAAGGCCAGCCAGGCCGAATTCTCCACAGCTCCAAACAAGTGCTTCTTGCTCAATGAAAACAGGAAGACCATCACTGCTTCTAAAAAGTCACTGCCATGCACCACTCTTAGGATAGACCCCATATTTCTTCCAGACTGCATAGAGGCCAGGAGAAGATAGACTTCCTGCAGCAACCCTACCGTTTTTGCACTCTCAGTGTCACACCTGGCGTAGATGTTCGTAGCCATGAAGAACAAAAGTAGAGCAAACTCTGTGTGGTCTTCAGGAGACAGACCATCAGGGTTCAGGGTTCTGGCAACTTGAAGCAATTCCAGAAGGCTTTCTAGCTGTGATTCCGACAAAACGATCGGGTCACAAGTCTTGGAGGAGCGCAGGATCTCTTGGGCTGCAGTCTCTAGTCTTGTCCAAGCAGCAGCAGGATCACGAGTGTGGCTGCTCGCTTCCAAGACAGTACCTCCTTTCTCATCTCCAGCCACAGAACTGTCCAACGTAGCTAACAGCTGGAGGCCTTCATTCTGGGGACCTTGTTTGGAAGCACAGAGGATTCTGATGATCTTTCGGGACACACACCTGACAAAAGCTGAATACACAGATGGTAACTCAACAAGTATCATGCTGTTAAGCAAGTGCTTGGAAATAAGAGAAACTGAGAGGCAGGTTCCTTGTTCTTCTTCGCCACCTGACGCATCCCTGTGAAGGACAGAGCTCAGAAGAGCATTAGCTAGGTCAGAAAGATCTTCATCCGAAAGGTATGGAGTAATCAAAGCTAAGTTTGAAGTAACAAGAAACCAATGAGCCGCGGGATATGTGTTGGCATCTACACTGCTGATCTGAGTGTCCCACAGCTTGGAGTCCAGTTGGGTTAGGGAGCCGTTCCCTGAACGCAAAATAAACTCAGCAGACTTACAAAGCGAGTCCTGGATGTGGGGATCCGGTGCAAGATCCATCCTCAGGGaaagttttttaattttctggagAGCCAGGAGCTCCAGCAGCAGCTGACTGACAGGACTACAGTTATGATCCTTTGGCGCAAGCGCGTCCCAGCCCTCTGCTGACATACCAGGTAGAAGGGCTGTGCCCTCATCCGTGACAAGGCTGTCGGATGGGTCAGCTGGGGAGACATACTTGCTACAGTGAAGCTGACAGAGGGTGTCCACCTCCACCCAGGTGTAACTGAGAAGCAGAGCAGCTTCCCTCACCTTTTCAATCCACAGAGCTCCTGGCAAGTGTTCCTGGAGAAGTCGAATCAAAGGTCTTAAAATCCCAAGCATTTCACCCAGAAGACTTTGTGAGCGCTTCACAATGGGAGCTGGGGTACTATTATCCAGGCACTTCACATTGAAGAGCACGAAATGCAGAACCAAGCTCAGTGAGAACAGTTTCAAGGCCATGTCATCCTTCCCCTGCAGGTCGGGGAGCAGGTAAGTGTGGCACTTCTCAAGAATCATGCTACAGATCTCCAAGCTCTGGCCAGGAGAAACGTCCAAGAGACACTTGCTAAGGTTCCCACAGACGCCAGCAGACAAGACTGGCGGCCTCAGATCATCAGCAGCTGGGCGGCAGATTATGACCAGGACCTCATCAAAGAGCCTGGGAAGCTGACGCAGTTTCGCATAGACCTGAAGCAAATCACCAAGCAAAGCTTCTCGGGCTTTTTGTACACGTGGCTCATTGCAGTCAGCATCGATCCAGGCTGAGGACACAAGTTCATCGAGATCGGGCTCCACTATCAAGTGGTTGAGCAACAGGAGAGCCTTCAGGCACCTGTACCAGGCTGGAATTGTGGGCTGCACATTGTTGAACAAAAACTGGGCCACTTTTCTGTAGAACAGAAACTGGGCCTCACTGTGGTGGATTCGGTCCGCAGCTACGTTATACAGGTCTGCACTCAAGCTCAAATTCAGGAGGTTCTCCAGAGAAAGCAAAGCAACATTCCAGTTCCCAGCACTGGACAGCTCCTCCACTGACCTTTCTTCAAAAAGGCCCAAAGCAGCAACAAAGCGTGCAAGCAAGTGGAAGCCGACCAGCTGGTTCTGTCCTCCTTTGCAGAAGGCATCCAAGGAAAACTTGAAGAGCAAAGGAAGCGAATTCGCTCGAACGATAAAACCCACAGTGGGATCACAAAATTCAGCATCACCGAGCTTCTCGATTATCATGCGAACCGGGGACAGCAAGCCCTTCGAGACGGCCGCCTTCTTGGCTCCGGCCGCTTCCTTTCCTCGAAGAAGTTCCTCCGAGTACGACGGGAGGTGATCCGGCAGAAAAAGAGCAGACTGCAGCACCGCCTCCAGTTTGCCCCGAGTGTCCCTGCCCAGGTGCTGGCGGACGGCGATGCCGTCCTCGGCCGTCCCCGTCCTGGACATCAGGAGGTGCCTCAGGAAGAGGAAGGGTGGGAGGAGGTGGCTCGTGACCTGGGCAAACACGCGGTTCGCGTTGCCCTGCTGCTTCTGCACCACCAGGTAGCTGCTCAAGGCCACGAGCAGAACTTCAAAGACCCGAAGTCTCAGTGGCTCCTCAGATGCCCGTGATGGCAACAGGGAACAGGCGAGCGCACAGAGGCGACCGAGCAGCTCGATCATCAGCTCGTATTTGGCGGTGTAAGTGACTGACAGCGCAGCGGAAGACAGAATGCTCTGGCAGCAGCTCAGCACCGGGGAGACATTCAAAGGTGACGTCGACCCTGCAGATTCCGAAATCCTCTCATTTATGACCTACAACGAGTACAAAGGACACAAGGTGCTCAGTGAACCAAAAAACTGGCCTCATGCATTTTTGGCAGAGCGATTCtgatacacattttaaacatctgTCCTATGTTATATTCATAGACACGagctctgttttattaataaaagtggcATTCAGATGCAAATCATGCAGTCATGGCCATTAGGAGCTGTGCAAAGATCTGGCACTTACTGGTTTATGGATTACTGGCCTATGCAACATTACAAATTCATTATTTGTCTGAATAGGTTTATATAAAGCTTCCACTGCCTACCGGGCAAGATATTtcacaccagaaaaaaaaatcgttgGAGTGATCCACTTACCTGCGCCATCGCAAAACGTAAGCTGATGGTTTTGCCTTTGTTGAGCAGACCCTGAAGCTTCTTGCTGTGCAGAATGTCATCCAGGTAGGCCCACAAACCGTCCACTAAGTGTTGCTGCAATTCAAACTTCTTGCCATAGTAGCCAATCAAAGCATGGCTCACCCAATCGAGTAATACCTAACAATCAATGAAGAAAAAGTAGATGTACATTAGAGGGGAGCTGCgccgctatttttatattttggggttaggaAGAATCagaattgatgagtgcatttcaaaccacagtaaATGTACAATGTACACTGTAATTTGTAAAACCTCCGattcacatcacaaaatagactatatttccaggtatgcacagtgCCATATTCTGAAATTCAGAATGAACCAATAAAACTTCCAGTCAGGTGAAGTGGCCCTATTACACTCTAAACAAGCAGTGTTTACAGCTCTTATAATCCAATACAAATAATGCTCTGGattttgagatggttttgcAGCCTAATACTActaacttgttaactctgcttgcaggtcacattggaacattcctgtgatgaaatgtctgctgcacaacctgtacttattcactcctcattacagtacattagtcattacagtgactagtgagcaggaagagtCGCCTCACGTCACAATTTTCgtaaactctctctctcgcctgTGGTGAGACCAAcagtttgcgacaacatggcaacTATACAGTACCTTCCCAAAGTCCACAATTTTGTGCTAAATTCAAAATCTatcaactattttttttcagctcTTTTATGCTTGGACAGATTTAACATTTATCTCATGTTGAGCGTtgactctgtggctaaggatctgcgcctgtggctggaaggctgccggttcaaatcccgtggccggcagaggaatcctactccgctgggcccctgagcaaggccctcaaccccaactgctccaggggcgccatgtaaatggctgaccctgcgctctgagcccaagcttctctccctgtctgtgtgtctcatggagagcaagctggggtatgctaaaagacaaattcccaatgcaagaaattgtatagagcCAATAAAGTGAACTTATCTTATCAAGTTTATATGCTTAGTAGTAATTTATTTAGAACAAACGAATTCAGTGAAAACCCTTTTTAAAACACTTCACAAAAGCTCTGTGATATGCATGTGCCGTTTCACAGACAGAGAAGTGTCCCCACAGTCTTTCCTCAATAGCTGCAGTGCAGACCTCACTGCTCTGGCCAGCACTGGAGAGCATACAAGGAGACAAACATTTAAGTATTAATGGAACAGGATCAACTTGGAATGGAAGGATTAACTTCTTagtggaaagaaaaagaaaaactgaccTATTTTAGTCTATTTTCTTCATCTTCTTCTCAGCTTTGAATTAATCTCTTCTTAACAGCTAACTGCACTGCTCCAGACTCTGCACCTTTTGCATGGactaccatgttttttttctcactgcTACATATTTATTGCTCTACATAGCTTATTTATTGTTCTGGTTGTTGTTATTTATTATGCTTGTGATGTACTGACTACATTGTGCGGAGTCGCCTATTGCACTGTGTATGTCCTGAGAGATCAGTGCGATTAACAATTCCAATGTACATgtgcatatggcaataaacaCCTCTTCTACTCTGCTCCTGCAGCTGACACAGCTGGTCCCTATAACCATTAATGCTGTGACTCTCCAGTGTGACCACAGACCTCGTGTGCAGTACAAGAGAGACGTTGTTGGGACTAGCTCACTGTGAGTGCGCCCAGCGAGACCTTGCCTGTTCTTTGTTGGGTAGGAAGCACTGCGGGGAGACCCAGGCGAAGCGGGCTAACTTCAGCTTGTCCTCCCAGGGGGTCCGGGGGCTTCTCAGCTTCAGGTGAACACCAGAGTAGATCGCAGCCATGGCGACGACCCCGAGCCGGGACAGGAAACCTCCGGcaacactggacactacagcacaacCGACCCCTTGTGAGAGAAGGGGCCAGAAGCAAGGCATACTCAAGATCTCTTCCCAAAGGCCTGACGCCTCACTTttcaaataatatataataagttacattaaattaaatgtctgTACAGCTTATCCTCACTCTctatttttcacagttcctcatTCTATTATCATTCTGATATCGATCCTACAATGATGAAAGCATCTATTAGTCTAGGAGATTGTTGCACTGTAAGcatctataaatattttaataagtatTAATAGTATTGCTAGGAAAATCGAGGCAGGACCGTACTTTGAAATACCGGCAATTATTGAACTAAAGAATGCATTTCTATATTATGTCACTAGGGGGAGAAGAAGACACATCATTTCTCACATTTTGCTGATCGGGTTTATTCATCTTATAAAAGTACATTAATTGTCCAATGATGTTGTCTGGGttcaatacattaaaaatgaattttaattattttatcacaAAAGTCATACCGTTTCACTAAAGGCGCTGCTGTTTTTCACATGGTCCTATTTCGCTCCCTTCTCCAGTGGTCATTCGTCTCCAGGAACAGACTCCCGAGTACCAGATCTGATGAAGGACAGTGAGAATTTCAGCCGAGAACCGCTGGTCGTTACAGAGTAAGGACCTAACTGATTTCCGCGGGCACTTACGATCACCTTTCTTTCATGTCGCTGCAATACTGAAAGGCTGACGGTATATTGACAGGACTGGATATTGAGCGCCAACAAATTTCCAAGTGCAATTCTTGAACAGTTTATAAGtcaaaaggaaaaagtaaaggtttattccattcttcaGGAGtggctccactgccgaaacgttgtttattttcttttcagcagggaataaacctttacttgttcgttgcagcctacgcatgctgacgcagctccctacttgaatgTTATAAATCAGCCTATTCATTAATTCCATGCcgtttatttcaaataaaaactgcTAATGGATACATGCAGAGTTTAGCACAGCAGCGTCCATGAAAAACATCTTAGTTTTTCATCGGTAATAAAACAATATGGAGACCCTATTACACATTCATAACTATAAACTAGtataataaataagaataatttCAGTAGATACCGATTACCTGTGTACAAATATATGaccatttaatgtatttttacacataAAACAGAAACTGTAGTTTACAGATCGTCAAAACACAGCAATCTAACGACTCGAAAGAACGATTGACATTTCATCTATAAACATtgcgtttaaaaacaaaataaatgttaaaacttatacataaaagacatttttctcgTACTCGGTTGCTGATTGCCTTCGCACGTGTTTAACCAGCCTGTTGCTTGAAAATTGACCTTTCACGTCTTGCCCTTCAACCCCAGACAAAACTAATCGACCGCGGGCGCTGATTGGCTAATCCGAGAGAAGAGGTCATATAATGGAGTCGGAGTGATGAAGTCGGAGAGACGAATCGCAAAAAGCAACGTTTTTGGTTTGATCCTGCTTGTGTGTTGAACCCGATCTCACAGAGGAAGTAGACAGAACGATATGCAGTAAGTGGGGGAGGCCCAGAAATGTTCATTCGCGAGATTTAGGAAGAGGTACTGAAGGAAAAGCTCAATGATGGATAGAGCGGCAAACAGCTCAAGA from Lepisosteus oculatus isolate fLepOcu1 chromosome 17, fLepOcu1.hap2, whole genome shotgun sequence encodes:
- the urb2 gene encoding unhealthy ribosome biogenesis protein 2 homolog encodes the protein MAAIYSGVHLKLRSPRTPWEDKLKLARFAWVSPQCFLPNKEQVLLDWVSHALIGYYGKKFELQQHLVDGLWAYLDDILHSKKLQGLLNKGKTISLRFAMAQVINERISESAGSTSPLNVSPVLSCCQSILSSAALSVTYTAKYELMIELLGRLCALACSLLPSRASEEPLRLRVFEVLLVALSSYLVVQKQQGNANRVFAQVTSHLLPPFLFLRHLLMSRTGTAEDGIAVRQHLGRDTRGKLEAVLQSALFLPDHLPSYSEELLRGKEAAGAKKAAVSKGLLSPVRMIIEKLGDAEFCDPTVGFIVRANSLPLLFKFSLDAFCKGGQNQLVGFHLLARFVAALGLFEERSVEELSSAGNWNVALLSLENLLNLSLSADLYNVAADRIHHSEAQFLFYRKVAQFLFNNVQPTIPAWYRCLKALLLLNHLIVEPDLDELVSSAWIDADCNEPRVQKAREALLGDLLQVYAKLRQLPRLFDEVLVIICRPAADDLRPPVLSAGVCGNLSKCLLDVSPGQSLEICSMILEKCHTYLLPDLQGKDDMALKLFSLSLVLHFVLFNVKCLDNSTPAPIVKRSQSLLGEMLGILRPLIRLLQEHLPGALWIEKVREAALLLSYTWVEVDTLCQLHCSKYVSPADPSDSLVTDEGTALLPGMSAEGWDALAPKDHNCSPVSQLLLELLALQKIKKLSLRMDLAPDPHIQDSLCKSAEFILRSGNGSLTQLDSKLWDTQISSVDANTYPAAHWFLVTSNLALITPYLSDEDLSDLANALLSSVLHRDASGGEEEQGTCLSVSLISKHLLNSMILVELPSVYSAFVRCVSRKIIRILCASKQGPQNEGLQLLATLDSSVAGDEKGGTVLEASSHTRDPAAAWTRLETAAQEILRSSKTCDPIVLSESQLESLLELLQVARTLNPDGLSPEDHTEFALLLFFMATNIYARCDTESAKTVGLLQEVYLLLASMQSGRNMGSILRVVHGSDFLEAVMVFLFSLSKKHLFGAVENSAWLAFLHIIQNFLQCFIEVIIERRKSVRLNLEKFVSVVISGDVASAILSKQQVGAHGPGCVQLLLASLATLCKVMISHLDKSKQLEDTLSGLLERVTDTLGPVIQTCLKSQSCSMLGQSFSVSMVTVLLEAELARGSSESPEGECQERQCLRYSGLYWGFAQQILRELSSSPRPLDFLNSALRFLTAFCPAAERTKEPGLDSFYMSTVQNVKNLLTAPWLSLAEVRKLETPLQELLEQLESSSTQEQFRFTLLALRDGMGASWLRSGRTGEVFSSVMLTKLLVSCPMEEDCAKVFWFLAPQIISTLVSVLKEAGKEVALTPGLAVPALEAVRALLRQGEGLITNPHHVTVVFSALQSVPLDHLTVQDYYAVFLAIHEVLFTVIQCHPQVVLKATPCFLNCFFRLIASIMHEGRQKAEDEKGSEAEFELLLKCAQLVERMCSHIATVAEQFTVLCSFIIAQYVSELQKVTLHPKIKSHLTEGVYKILDLCIEQDLKFLNTALQAGVKEVLNELYSSYTRYHKTQRQGEEKYTA